One part of the [Synechococcus] sp. NIES-970 genome encodes these proteins:
- the gloB gene encoding hydroxyacylglutathione hydrolase, with protein MKIVRLPAFNDNYIFVLVNPVTRECAVVDPGDGNVVLDYLNRENLTLKAILITHHHFDHVGGNRQLLEHFPTAPVYGSAVDSEKGRIPGQTVSLRAGDRLNICDRTAEILFVPGHTQGHIAYYFPPIQPAENGDLFCGDTLFANGCGRLREGTPAQLFASLQQICRLPDETRIWCAHEYTLKNIQFSLTINPENEALQARLRRVQTQRQQQEPTIPTVLGLEKQTNPFLRCGDRLLQANLKTTDPLHTFTKLRGKRDLF; from the coding sequence GTGAAAATTGTTCGCTTACCAGCCTTTAACGACAACTATATTTTTGTGTTGGTAAATCCAGTCACCAGGGAATGCGCGGTGGTGGATCCGGGTGATGGTAACGTGGTGCTGGATTATCTAAACAGGGAAAATTTAACTCTCAAGGCGATCTTGATTACCCACCATCACTTTGACCATGTGGGCGGCAATCGTCAGCTATTAGAACATTTTCCTACGGCACCCGTGTATGGCAGCGCTGTAGATTCAGAAAAAGGACGGATCCCAGGGCAAACGGTCAGTCTCAGGGCAGGCGATCGCCTAAACATTTGTGATCGTACAGCGGAGATCTTATTTGTCCCAGGCCATACCCAGGGCCACATCGCCTACTATTTCCCGCCGATTCAGCCCGCAGAAAATGGTGACTTGTTTTGTGGCGATACGCTCTTTGCCAATGGCTGCGGCCGCCTACGGGAGGGCACCCCGGCGCAACTTTTTGCCTCATTGCAGCAGATTTGTCGGTTGCCAGATGAAACCCGAATTTGGTGCGCCCATGAATACACCCTCAAAAATATTCAGTTTTCCCTAACGATAAATCCAGAAAATGAGGCACTGCAAGCCCGGTTGCGGCGAGTGCAGACCCAACGGCAGCAACAGGAACCGACAATTCCGACAGTTTTGGGTTTAGAAAAGCAGACCAATCCGTTTTTGCGTTGTGGCGATCGCCTGCTGCAAGCAAATCTAAAAACGACTGATCCCCTGCACACCTTTACGAAATTACGGGGCAAGCGCGACCTTTTTTGA
- the ilvE gene encoding branched-chain amino acid aminotransferase → MHNFLPTAYFQGKFVPFTDANISIATHALHYGTGAFGGLRGIPDPNNSEQILLFRLERHCRRLSNSAKFLHFDLPADKIEHVIVDFVKKNRPTKSFYIRPFVYTSDLGIAPRLHNIEKDFFVYGLELGDYLSPEGIACRISSWTRQEDRSFPLRGKISGAYIASALAKTEAVASGFDEALLMNSQGKVCEASGMNVFIVRNGKLITPGSDQDILEGITRDSIVTVAKHLGIEVVERPIDKSELLIADEVFLSGTAAKVTPVKRVENYTLPTERPITEKLREKLTAITENRDSEFSDWVYKIPLA, encoded by the coding sequence ATGCACAATTTTCTCCCCACCGCCTACTTCCAAGGAAAATTCGTTCCCTTCACCGACGCTAATATTTCCATCGCTACCCATGCCCTCCACTATGGCACAGGTGCATTTGGGGGACTCCGGGGCATTCCTGATCCAAACAATTCTGAGCAAATTCTCCTATTTCGCCTAGAGCGCCACTGCCGTCGCCTGAGCAATAGTGCCAAATTTCTTCACTTCGATCTCCCCGCCGACAAAATCGAGCATGTAATCGTTGATTTCGTCAAAAAAAATCGCCCGACGAAATCCTTCTACATCCGTCCCTTTGTCTACACCTCTGACCTCGGCATTGCTCCCCGACTCCACAATATTGAAAAAGACTTTTTTGTCTATGGCCTCGAGTTAGGAGATTACCTTTCTCCTGAAGGAATCGCCTGCCGCATTAGTTCCTGGACACGCCAAGAAGACCGCAGTTTCCCGCTCCGGGGTAAAATTAGCGGTGCTTACATTGCCTCTGCCCTGGCGAAAACTGAAGCTGTCGCCTCTGGGTTTGATGAAGCGCTGTTGATGAACTCCCAGGGGAAAGTCTGTGAGGCGTCTGGCATGAATGTCTTTATCGTCCGGAACGGCAAACTGATTACCCCAGGCTCCGACCAAGATATCCTCGAAGGTATTACCCGCGATAGTATTGTCACCGTGGCGAAACACCTAGGCATCGAAGTTGTTGAACGACCCATCGATAAGTCGGAATTGCTGATCGCCGATGAGGTCTTTTTAAGCGGTACAGCGGCAAAAGTCACGCCCGTCAAACGGGTTGAAAACTATACTTTACCCACGGAACGGCCCATCACCGAAAAGCTACGGGAAAAACTAACGGCGATCACCGAAAATCGCGACTCTGAGTTTAGTGATTGGGTTTATAAAATCCCCCTAGCTTAA